A stretch of Falco rusticolus isolate bFalRus1 chromosome 2, bFalRus1.pri, whole genome shotgun sequence DNA encodes these proteins:
- the PDE2A gene encoding cGMP-dependent 3',5'-cyclic phosphodiesterase isoform X1, with amino-acid sequence MGQGCGHSILCRSQPYQAAASDLRGQQVFLKVEDAVPGSEALQDALLSLGAVIDVSCLRDALRHALVSLLPRVEHVYIYLLDGETRLICDDPPHELPPEGKLRDAVRKQKRLECGGLPPAELPSRQLGPLAAPLAPGTQVRIIPLVDKESGAVVCVILVHCGQLSDSDEQNLRALERHTLVAYRRLQALQKLQPWPQVSLSTSSSQNSLAKTEKAPESSYSDLDCKILQLCGELYDLDAASLQLKVINYLKQETQSLCCCLLLVSEDNHQLFCQVVGDRVLEEEISFSLTFGRLGKVVEDKRSITLKDISEEEHKQLSSMLGSEVTSMLCVPVISRATSQVVALACAFNKLSGGSYTKADEHKIQHCFCYTSTVLTSTLAFQKEQKLKCECQALLQVAKNLFTHLDDVSVLLQEIITEARNLSNAEICSVFLLDRLSHELVAKVFDGGVVDDESYEIRIPADQGIAGHVATTGKILNIKDAYSHPLFYRGVDDSTGFRTRNILCFPIKNESQEVIGVAELVNKINGPWFSKFDEDLATAFSIYCGISIAHSLLYKKVNEAQYRSHLANEMMMYHMKVSDDEYTKLLSEGIQPVSTIDPNFANFTYTPRSLPEDDTSMAILSMLQDMNFINNYKMDRQTLTRFCLMVKKGYRDPPYHNWMHAFSVSHFCYLLYKNLELVNYLEDIEIFALFISCMCHDLDHRGTNNSFQVASKSVLAALYSSEGSVMERHHFAQAIAILNSQGCNIFDHFSRKDYQRMLDLMRDIILATDLAHHLRIFKDLQKMAEVGYDPKNKQHHSLLLCLLMTSCDLSDQTKGWKTTRKIAELIYKEFFSQGDLEKAMGNRPLEMMDREKAYIPELQISFMEHIAMPIYKLLQDLFPKAAELYERVASNREQWTKVSHKFTIRGLPSNNSLDFLDEEYDPQAPDPQVNGCLEPEGGQPEAGAE; translated from the exons GATGCCCTGCTGAGCCTGGGGGCTGTCATCGATGTCTCCTGCCTGCGGGATGCCCTCCGCCATGCCCTGGTCTCCCTGCTGCCCAGAGTG gagcATGTCTACATCTACCTGCTGGATGGGGAAACCCGGCTGATCTGTGATGACCCCCCCCACGAGCTGCCACCCGAGGGGAAGCTCAG ggaTGCGGTGCGGAAGCAGAAGCGGCTGGAGtgtggggggctgccccccgccgAGCTCCCCAGCCGGCAGCTGGGCCCCCTGGCAGCACCCCTGGCCCCTGGCACGCAag TGCGCATCATCCCGCTGGTGGACAAGGAGAGTGGGGCTGTGGTGTGCGTCATCCTG GTACACTGTGGCCAGCTGAGCGACTCGGATGAGCAGAACCTACGTGCATTGGAAAGACAC ACCCTGGTGGCATACCGGCGCCTGCAAGccctgcagaagctgcagccctggccccaggTCAGCCTCTCCACCAGCTCCTCCCAGAACTCCCTGGCCAAGACAGAGAAGGCACCTGAAAGCAGCTACAGTGACCTGGACTGCAAGATCCTGCAGCTCTGCG GTGAGCTGTATGACCTGGATGCTGCCTCACTCCAGCTCAAGGTCATCAACTAT CTGAAGCAGGAGACCCAgtcactgtgctgctgcctcctaCTTGTCTCTGAGGACAACCACCAGCTCTTCTGCCAG GTGGTGGGAGACCGTGTCCTCGAGGAGGAGATCAGCTTTTCG CTCACCTTTGGGCGCCTGGGGAAGGTGGTGGAGGACAAGAGGTCCATCACCTTGAAGGACATCAGCGAG GAGGAGCacaagcagctgagcagcatgtTGGGCAGCGAGGTCACCTCCATGCTCTGTGTCCCTGTCATCAGCCGGGCTACCTCCCAGGTGGTGGCATTGGCCTGCGCCTTCAACAAACTGAGCGGGGGGAG TTACACCAAGGCAGACGAGCACAAGATCCAGCACTGCTTCTGCTATACCTCCACGGTGCTCACCAGCACTTTGGCCTTCCAAAAGGAGCAGAAGCTCAAGTGCGAATGCCAG GCCCTGCTGCAGGTGGCGAAGAACCTCTTCACGCACTTGG ACGACGTCTCTGTTCTGCTCCAGGAGATCATCACAGAGGCCCGAAACCTCAGCAATGCAGAGAT ATGCTCCGTGTTCCTGCTAGACCGGCTCAGCCACGAGCTGGTGGCCAAGGTGTTTGACGGTGGCGTGGTGGATGACGAG AGCTACGAGATCCGCATCCCTGCCGACCAGGGCATCGCCGGGCATGTGGCCACCACTGGCAAGATCCTCAACATCAAGGATGCCTACTCCCACCCGCTTTTCTACCGGGGGGTGGACGACAGCACCGGCTTCCGCACCAGGAACATCCTCTGCTTCCCCATCAAGAACGAGAGCCAGG AGGTCATCGGGGTGGCAGAGCTGGTCAACAAGATCAATGGCCCCTGGTTCAGCAAATTCGACGAGGACCTGGCAACCGCCTTCTCCATCTACTGTGGCATCAGCATCGCCCAT TCACTGCTGTACAAGAAGGTGAATGAGGCGCAGTACCGCAGCCACCTGGCCAATGAGATGATGATGTACCACATGAAG GTGTCAGACGATGAGTACACCAAGCTGCTGAGCGAGGGAATCCAGCCCGTGTCCACCATCGACCCCAACTTTGCCAACTTCACCTACACGCCACGCTCGCTGCCCGAGGATGACACCTCCATG GCCATCCTGAGCATGCTGCAGGACATGAACTTCATCAACAACTACAAGATGGACCGTCAGACGCTCACCAG gtTCTGCCTGATGGTGAAGAAGGGCTACCGTGACCCCCCCTACCACAACTGGATGCATGCCTTCTCTGTCTCCCACTTCTGCTACCTGCTCTACAAGAACCTGGAGCTTGTCAACTACCTGGA AGACATCGAGATCTTTGCCCTCTTCATCTCCTGCATGTGCCATGACCTGGACCACAGAGGCACCAATAACTCCTTCCAGGTGGCCTCG AAATCGGTCCTGGCTGCGCTGTACAGCTCGGAGGGCTCCGTCATGGAG AGGCATCACTTCGCCCAAGCCATTGCCATCCTCAATAGCCAAGGCTGTAACATCTTTGACCACTTCTCCCGCAAG GACTACCAGCGCATGCTGGACCTCATGAGGGACATCATCTTGGCCACTGACCTGGCCCACCACCTGCGCATCTTCAAGGACCTCCAGAAGATGGCAGAAG TGGGCTACGACCCTAAGAACaagcagcaccacagcctgctgctctgcctgcttaTGACCTCCTGTGACCTCTCCGACCAGACCAAGGGCTGGAAGACCACCAGGAAGATCGCG GAGCTGATCTACAAGGAGTTCTTCTCCCAGGGTGACCTG GAGAAGGCCATGGGCAACCGCCCGCTGGAGATGATGGACCGGGAGAAAGCCTACATCCCCGAGCTGCAGATCAGCTTCATGGAGCACATCGCCATGCCCATCTACAA gctgctgcaggacctCTTCCCCAAGGCAGCGGAGCTCTACGAGAGGGTGGCCAGCAACCGGGAGCAGTGGACCAAGGTCTCCCACAAATTCACCATCCGGGGTTTGCCCAGTAACAACTCCCTGGACTTTCTGGATGAGGAATATGACCCGCAGGCCCCCGACCCCCAGGTCAACGGCTGCCTGGAGCCCGAGGGGGGGCAGCCAGAGGCAGGGGCTGAGTAA
- the PDE2A gene encoding cGMP-dependent 3',5'-cyclic phosphodiesterase isoform X2 has protein sequence MGSLQDTDALLSLGAVIDVSCLRDALRHALVSLLPRVEHVYIYLLDGETRLICDDPPHELPPEGKLRDAVRKQKRLECGGLPPAELPSRQLGPLAAPLAPGTQVRIIPLVDKESGAVVCVILVHCGQLSDSDEQNLRALERHTLVAYRRLQALQKLQPWPQVSLSTSSSQNSLAKTEKAPESSYSDLDCKILQLCGELYDLDAASLQLKVINYLKQETQSLCCCLLLVSEDNHQLFCQVVGDRVLEEEISFSLTFGRLGKVVEDKRSITLKDISEEEHKQLSSMLGSEVTSMLCVPVISRATSQVVALACAFNKLSGGSYTKADEHKIQHCFCYTSTVLTSTLAFQKEQKLKCECQALLQVAKNLFTHLDDVSVLLQEIITEARNLSNAEICSVFLLDRLSHELVAKVFDGGVVDDESYEIRIPADQGIAGHVATTGKILNIKDAYSHPLFYRGVDDSTGFRTRNILCFPIKNESQEVIGVAELVNKINGPWFSKFDEDLATAFSIYCGISIAHSLLYKKVNEAQYRSHLANEMMMYHMKVSDDEYTKLLSEGIQPVSTIDPNFANFTYTPRSLPEDDTSMAILSMLQDMNFINNYKMDRQTLTRFCLMVKKGYRDPPYHNWMHAFSVSHFCYLLYKNLELVNYLEDIEIFALFISCMCHDLDHRGTNNSFQVASKSVLAALYSSEGSVMERHHFAQAIAILNSQGCNIFDHFSRKDYQRMLDLMRDIILATDLAHHLRIFKDLQKMAEVGYDPKNKQHHSLLLCLLMTSCDLSDQTKGWKTTRKIAELIYKEFFSQGDLEKAMGNRPLEMMDREKAYIPELQISFMEHIAMPIYKLLQDLFPKAAELYERVASNREQWTKVSHKFTIRGLPSNNSLDFLDEEYDPQAPDPQVNGCLEPEGGQPEAGAE, from the exons GATGCCCTGCTGAGCCTGGGGGCTGTCATCGATGTCTCCTGCCTGCGGGATGCCCTCCGCCATGCCCTGGTCTCCCTGCTGCCCAGAGTG gagcATGTCTACATCTACCTGCTGGATGGGGAAACCCGGCTGATCTGTGATGACCCCCCCCACGAGCTGCCACCCGAGGGGAAGCTCAG ggaTGCGGTGCGGAAGCAGAAGCGGCTGGAGtgtggggggctgccccccgccgAGCTCCCCAGCCGGCAGCTGGGCCCCCTGGCAGCACCCCTGGCCCCTGGCACGCAag TGCGCATCATCCCGCTGGTGGACAAGGAGAGTGGGGCTGTGGTGTGCGTCATCCTG GTACACTGTGGCCAGCTGAGCGACTCGGATGAGCAGAACCTACGTGCATTGGAAAGACAC ACCCTGGTGGCATACCGGCGCCTGCAAGccctgcagaagctgcagccctggccccaggTCAGCCTCTCCACCAGCTCCTCCCAGAACTCCCTGGCCAAGACAGAGAAGGCACCTGAAAGCAGCTACAGTGACCTGGACTGCAAGATCCTGCAGCTCTGCG GTGAGCTGTATGACCTGGATGCTGCCTCACTCCAGCTCAAGGTCATCAACTAT CTGAAGCAGGAGACCCAgtcactgtgctgctgcctcctaCTTGTCTCTGAGGACAACCACCAGCTCTTCTGCCAG GTGGTGGGAGACCGTGTCCTCGAGGAGGAGATCAGCTTTTCG CTCACCTTTGGGCGCCTGGGGAAGGTGGTGGAGGACAAGAGGTCCATCACCTTGAAGGACATCAGCGAG GAGGAGCacaagcagctgagcagcatgtTGGGCAGCGAGGTCACCTCCATGCTCTGTGTCCCTGTCATCAGCCGGGCTACCTCCCAGGTGGTGGCATTGGCCTGCGCCTTCAACAAACTGAGCGGGGGGAG TTACACCAAGGCAGACGAGCACAAGATCCAGCACTGCTTCTGCTATACCTCCACGGTGCTCACCAGCACTTTGGCCTTCCAAAAGGAGCAGAAGCTCAAGTGCGAATGCCAG GCCCTGCTGCAGGTGGCGAAGAACCTCTTCACGCACTTGG ACGACGTCTCTGTTCTGCTCCAGGAGATCATCACAGAGGCCCGAAACCTCAGCAATGCAGAGAT ATGCTCCGTGTTCCTGCTAGACCGGCTCAGCCACGAGCTGGTGGCCAAGGTGTTTGACGGTGGCGTGGTGGATGACGAG AGCTACGAGATCCGCATCCCTGCCGACCAGGGCATCGCCGGGCATGTGGCCACCACTGGCAAGATCCTCAACATCAAGGATGCCTACTCCCACCCGCTTTTCTACCGGGGGGTGGACGACAGCACCGGCTTCCGCACCAGGAACATCCTCTGCTTCCCCATCAAGAACGAGAGCCAGG AGGTCATCGGGGTGGCAGAGCTGGTCAACAAGATCAATGGCCCCTGGTTCAGCAAATTCGACGAGGACCTGGCAACCGCCTTCTCCATCTACTGTGGCATCAGCATCGCCCAT TCACTGCTGTACAAGAAGGTGAATGAGGCGCAGTACCGCAGCCACCTGGCCAATGAGATGATGATGTACCACATGAAG GTGTCAGACGATGAGTACACCAAGCTGCTGAGCGAGGGAATCCAGCCCGTGTCCACCATCGACCCCAACTTTGCCAACTTCACCTACACGCCACGCTCGCTGCCCGAGGATGACACCTCCATG GCCATCCTGAGCATGCTGCAGGACATGAACTTCATCAACAACTACAAGATGGACCGTCAGACGCTCACCAG gtTCTGCCTGATGGTGAAGAAGGGCTACCGTGACCCCCCCTACCACAACTGGATGCATGCCTTCTCTGTCTCCCACTTCTGCTACCTGCTCTACAAGAACCTGGAGCTTGTCAACTACCTGGA AGACATCGAGATCTTTGCCCTCTTCATCTCCTGCATGTGCCATGACCTGGACCACAGAGGCACCAATAACTCCTTCCAGGTGGCCTCG AAATCGGTCCTGGCTGCGCTGTACAGCTCGGAGGGCTCCGTCATGGAG AGGCATCACTTCGCCCAAGCCATTGCCATCCTCAATAGCCAAGGCTGTAACATCTTTGACCACTTCTCCCGCAAG GACTACCAGCGCATGCTGGACCTCATGAGGGACATCATCTTGGCCACTGACCTGGCCCACCACCTGCGCATCTTCAAGGACCTCCAGAAGATGGCAGAAG TGGGCTACGACCCTAAGAACaagcagcaccacagcctgctgctctgcctgcttaTGACCTCCTGTGACCTCTCCGACCAGACCAAGGGCTGGAAGACCACCAGGAAGATCGCG GAGCTGATCTACAAGGAGTTCTTCTCCCAGGGTGACCTG GAGAAGGCCATGGGCAACCGCCCGCTGGAGATGATGGACCGGGAGAAAGCCTACATCCCCGAGCTGCAGATCAGCTTCATGGAGCACATCGCCATGCCCATCTACAA gctgctgcaggacctCTTCCCCAAGGCAGCGGAGCTCTACGAGAGGGTGGCCAGCAACCGGGAGCAGTGGACCAAGGTCTCCCACAAATTCACCATCCGGGGTTTGCCCAGTAACAACTCCCTGGACTTTCTGGATGAGGAATATGACCCGCAGGCCCCCGACCCCCAGGTCAACGGCTGCCTGGAGCCCGAGGGGGGGCAGCCAGAGGCAGGGGCTGAGTAA